Proteins from a single region of Ensifer adhaerens:
- a CDS encoding di-heme oxidoredictase family protein, translating to MKSGASRLFALLLAQALLTALPAAAGDYFPTKRTDLSNADRDRVATVTRPTTDFSKAETFEAMSGGAATSIAPVNADSFSQFSANLTFQEEEGFKLGNALFRKLWVSSPSSTQASDGLGPLYNARACQSCHLKDGRGRPPEGAVDTTSMFFRLARPPRDEEERRLVEAHQVVNFPDPVYGAQLQDSAVPGLDAEGHLEVSYTEEPFTFPDGEKASLRRPRYSVTDLAYGPLDPATTLSPRVAQPMIGLGLVEAIHEADVLALADPDDTDGDGISGRPALTRDARTGKLMLGRFGWKAQNATVRQQSADAFATDIGISSPNADRPHGDCTAAQVKCLTMATGVQERLGSTEAPDPVLDLVTFYSENLAVPARRKASFAETLRGKKAFYDLGCTSCHTPKFVTRRDAANKAQSFQLIWPYSDFLLHDMGEGLEDGQQVGVATGREWRTPPLWGIGLTKTVSGHTFLLHDGRARNFTEAILWHGGEGQKARDAFAALAASDRRDLLAFLESL from the coding sequence ATGAAATCTGGCGCATCTCGCCTTTTCGCGCTCCTTCTCGCCCAGGCGCTGCTAACGGCCCTGCCCGCCGCTGCCGGCGACTATTTCCCGACCAAACGCACCGATCTGAGCAACGCCGACCGCGATCGCGTCGCAACGGTGACGCGACCGACGACGGATTTCTCCAAGGCGGAAACCTTCGAGGCGATGTCCGGAGGTGCTGCGACCTCGATCGCGCCCGTCAATGCCGACAGCTTCTCCCAGTTCTCAGCCAACCTTACCTTCCAGGAGGAGGAAGGCTTCAAGCTCGGCAATGCCCTCTTCCGCAAGCTCTGGGTTTCCTCGCCCTCCTCCACGCAGGCCTCCGACGGGCTTGGCCCGCTCTACAACGCGCGCGCTTGCCAGAGCTGTCACCTGAAGGACGGTCGCGGCCGGCCGCCCGAAGGCGCCGTCGACACGACCTCGATGTTCTTCCGCCTGGCGCGCCCGCCACGCGACGAGGAGGAACGCCGGTTGGTCGAGGCACATCAGGTCGTGAATTTCCCGGATCCGGTCTATGGCGCCCAGCTTCAGGACAGCGCTGTGCCGGGCCTTGATGCCGAAGGACATCTGGAAGTCAGTTATACAGAGGAGCCGTTCACCTTCCCCGACGGCGAAAAAGCTTCGCTGCGCCGGCCGCGCTATTCGGTGACCGACCTTGCCTACGGACCTCTCGATCCGGCAACGACGCTCTCGCCGCGCGTGGCCCAGCCGATGATCGGGCTCGGCCTCGTCGAGGCGATCCATGAGGCGGATGTTCTCGCCCTTGCCGACCCTGACGACACCGACGGCGACGGCATCAGCGGCCGCCCGGCACTGACGCGCGACGCCAGGACCGGCAAGCTGATGCTCGGGCGGTTCGGCTGGAAGGCGCAGAACGCCACCGTGCGACAGCAAAGCGCCGACGCCTTTGCCACAGATATCGGCATCTCCTCCCCCAACGCCGACCGACCCCATGGCGACTGCACGGCCGCTCAGGTGAAATGCCTCACCATGGCGACCGGTGTGCAGGAACGGCTTGGTTCGACCGAGGCGCCCGATCCGGTGCTCGACCTCGTGACCTTCTATTCGGAAAACCTTGCCGTGCCGGCGCGGCGCAAGGCGAGCTTTGCCGAGACGCTTCGCGGCAAGAAGGCCTTCTACGACCTCGGCTGCACCAGCTGCCACACGCCGAAATTCGTCACCCGCCGGGATGCAGCAAACAAGGCGCAGTCGTTCCAGCTGATCTGGCCCTATTCCGATTTCCTGCTGCACGACATGGGCGAAGGCCTTGAGGACGGACAGCAGGTAGGTGTCGCCACCGGCCGAGAGTGGCGCACGCCGCCACTCTGGGGCATCGGCTTGACGAAGACCGTCAGCGGGCACACTTTCCTGCTGCACGACGGACGCGCCCGCAATTTCACCGAAGCGATCCTCTGGCACGGCGGCGAAGGGCAGAAGGCCCGCGATGCCTTTGCCGCCCTTGCCGCAAGCGATCGCCGCGATCTCCTTGCCTTCCTGGAGTCACTCTGA
- a CDS encoding imelysin family protein, producing MPRTHTLTLAFALTLATAFPTMAQEGSALSPRVVNEAAVPTVMAKAVDDFVIPGYRKLTEKAAAANVATAKLCAAPSKPALKSAQGAFSDLVGAWSAIEIVRLGPALEQNRFERFLFYPDRKSTGLKQVQAILSKQDESAADVAKLKGKSVAAQGLGALEYVLYGTGSEALSGKEGDFRCRYGLAITKNLDDIANEFLAAWQKPDGIQAAWKHPGPDNPDFRDNREAATELLGILVHGVETVKDQRLKPFYEGKDDKGHPKLAIYWRSGNTMASIAGNVRGLKTLFDVADMQSLLPEDSRSVAGSADFVFKSVIGMAGNIDGPIDAALTDEDKRAKLAFLSLNTNDLLNRLNNDFGGAIGLGAGFSFADGD from the coding sequence ATGCCCCGCACGCATACACTCACCCTCGCATTCGCCCTGACATTGGCGACCGCGTTCCCGACGATGGCTCAGGAAGGCAGCGCGCTCTCGCCGCGCGTCGTCAACGAGGCCGCCGTGCCGACGGTGATGGCCAAGGCCGTCGACGACTTCGTCATCCCCGGCTATCGCAAACTGACGGAGAAAGCCGCGGCCGCAAACGTCGCAACGGCCAAGCTCTGCGCGGCACCGTCGAAGCCGGCGCTTAAGAGCGCTCAAGGCGCCTTTTCCGATCTGGTCGGTGCCTGGTCGGCGATCGAGATCGTCAGGCTCGGCCCGGCGCTCGAACAGAACCGCTTCGAACGCTTTCTCTTCTATCCCGACCGCAAGAGCACGGGACTGAAGCAGGTGCAGGCAATCCTTTCCAAGCAGGATGAAAGCGCGGCCGACGTAGCCAAGCTCAAGGGCAAGAGCGTGGCCGCGCAAGGGCTGGGTGCGCTCGAATACGTGCTCTACGGTACCGGCTCCGAAGCGCTGTCGGGCAAGGAGGGCGACTTCCGCTGCCGCTACGGCCTGGCGATCACAAAGAACCTCGATGATATCGCCAACGAATTCCTCGCCGCCTGGCAGAAGCCCGACGGCATCCAGGCCGCCTGGAAACATCCGGGCCCTGACAATCCCGATTTCCGCGACAACCGCGAGGCGGCCACCGAACTGCTCGGCATTCTCGTCCATGGCGTCGAGACAGTGAAGGACCAGCGCCTGAAGCCGTTCTACGAAGGCAAGGACGACAAGGGACATCCGAAGCTCGCGATCTACTGGCGCTCCGGCAACACCATGGCCTCGATCGCCGGCAACGTCCGGGGCCTGAAGACGCTGTTCGATGTCGCCGACATGCAAAGCCTGCTGCCGGAAGACAGCCGCTCGGTGGCGGGTTCGGCCGATTTCGTCTTCAAGTCGGTGATCGGCATGGCCGGCAACATCGATGGACCAATCGACGCCGCCCTCACCGATGAGGACAAGCGCGCCAAACTCGCCTTTCTGTCGCTCAATACCAACGACCTCCTCAACCGCCTGAACAACGATTTCGGCGGCGCGATCGGGCTTGGCGCAGGCTTCTCGTTTGCCGACGGCGACTGA